In Hyalangium minutum, the genomic stretch AGGCTGTCACGGCGCTCCTCAGGCCAGTGCTCACCCGTGCGCCCGTCGAACGTCAGCTGCAGCACTCCGCCCGCATCGGGCGCCTGCAGCAGGTCCATCCGCGCGTCGAAGCCCGGGGCCGCCACCAGCTCGCCGTGGTGGCTGATGGGGAAGAGCACCAGCGCCTGGGCGGCCTGGCCCTCCTCCTGCTCGGACAGCCGCGCCAGCTCGCGGAACAGCTCCTGCCGCGTGGAGGCCGGCTCGAACTCGAGTGCCTCCGGAGCGCTGGTGAGCGCCTGCCGCGCCGTCAGCGACGAGCGCATGGGAGTACCCGTCCCGCCACAGGCGGTCAGGACGACGACAGAGAGCAGCAGGCCAGGGACCCAGCGACGCATCGGCCTGGAATATACCGATCACCGCCCCATGCAGCTAGATAAACTCGGGGGCATGGGCCTGGCTGAACAGCTCACGGTCGTCCTTCATCAGACGCGTTCCCCAGAGAACCTCGGCGCGGTGGCCCGCGTCATGGCCAACTTCGGCTTCTCCCGTCTCATCTTGTCCGACCCCGTCACCTACTCCTTTCGAGGGGCGGAGCGGCTCGCCGTCAAAGGAGAGACGGTGCTGGACCGCATGGCTGTGGCCCGCGATCTGCCCGAGGCCCTCACCGACTGCGTGTACGCGATTGGCACCACCTCTCGCACCCAGCTCAAGGGACGGACGTATCTCACCCCGGAGGAGGCGGTGGGACGGCTGGCGCAGGAGAGCGCACGGGGGAGGGTGGCGCTGGTGCTCGGGGGCGAGCAGCGGGGCTTGTCCGACGAGGAGCTGGCTCACTGTGCCGAGGTGCTCGTCATCCCCACCAGCGATGTGCAGCCCTCGATGAACCTGGCGCAGGCGGCCGGGGTGCTCCTCTATCTGTGCGGCCGGGAGGGCGCGACGAACCCGGTGCCTCCGGCTCTCGAGCCGGGCGCGCGCATCGGTACGCTGAACGCGCTGAGCCAGCGGATGCGCGAGGCGATGCTCACGGCGCAGTTCCTCAACCCGCAGGCGCCGGAGCACGTGCTGCACGAGCTGGAGCTGACGTTGTCACGGGCGCGGCTCACCCAGCGCGAGGCGGAGCTGTGGCTCACGGCCTTCAAGCACCTGGAGCGAGCGGTGAAGCGGGGCGCCCCCACTCCTTAAGATCAGAGGATCCGAGGGGGAGGCGCCCGGTGAGGCGAGGCGAGACGGGGCTAGGCCGCCGCCGCGCCCTCCTTCTTGTAGGTCTCGGCGTAGTGCTTCTCGCACAGACCGCCCTTGAGGACCTTGGCGCGGCAGTCCGCCTTGGAGCAGGTGCGGTAGCGCGAGTGGGGCAGCTCGCCCTGGCGCCAGTGCTTGTAGTGGAAGAAGCAGTAGCTCTTGGCGCGGTAGGGGCGCTTGCAGCCCGCCACGGAGCACGCCTTCTTGCCGCCGGCCTTGGCCACTCGCGGCCACTTCTTCAGCGTCTTCGTCTTCTTGGCTTCCTCGGCCATGGGGTTCCTCTCTCTGGTGCGAAACGGTCCCGAGCGTCACCACAAAGGGCCCACCCGGACACGAAAAAGGCGCACTGTGTAGCGCCCGCGCGAGGGGAACGCAAGCTGAGCGGCGACCGAGGAGGCAGCCCCGGCCCCCGGCCGTCAGGGAGACGGGATGGCGTCAGGGGCCCAACAGGGGCTCGCCCGGCCGCACGGAGGGGGCGGGCCCCTCGTCCTCCAGGTCCTCTTCCGTCAGCACCGGCTGGAGCCGCGAGGAGGAGGTCTTGCGAGGGGACGGGCGCCGGGCCGCCACGGTGGTGGCGGGCTTCGCCTCGGGAGGAGGCTCCTCCAGCGTCACCCGGACCTTCAGCGGCTGCTGTCCCCGGCGCACCTGGAGCACCACGCTCTTGCCCACCCCCCGAGCGGCCAGCTGCCAGCTCAGCTTGGAGGCCTTCTCCACGCGCTCGGTATCCATGCTCACGATGACGTCCCCCGGGCGCAGGCCCGCGCGGCCCGCCGGGCTCCCCTCGGACACGGCCCAGACCACCACACCGTGGTTCTTGGGAGACATCCCCAGCTCCGAGGCCACCTGCGGCGACAAGTCTCGCACGTCGAAGCCCAGCCAGCCCCGGCGCACCTCGCCGTAGGTCTTCAGCTGCGGGAGGATCGCCTTGGCGATGTCGATGGGCACCGCGAACCCGATGCCCTGGCCCGCCACGTTCACCGCGTTGGCGATGGCCACCACGTCCCCGTTCAGATCCAGCACCGGCCCGCCCGAGTTGCCCGGGTTGATGGAGGCGTCCGTCTGAATGTAGTCGTAGTCGCCTGGGCGCCCGTTGGGCGTCACGTCCGTACGGCCCTTGTAGCTGACCACGCCCACGGTGACGGAGTGCTCCAGCCCGAACGGGCTGCCAATCACGACGATCCAGTCCGCCACCTCCACCCGGGAGGCCGACGCGAGCTTCAGCGCGGGCAGCTTCCGGCCCGCCTCGACTTTCAGGAGCGCGCAGTCGGTGCGCAGGTCCTGGCCCACCACCCGGGCCTCGTACGTCTCGGGATAGCCGCGCGGAGAGTCCACGGAGATCGTCACGTTGCCGGCGCCCTCCACCACATGGGCGCTCGTCAGGATGTAGCCGTCCGGATGGATGATGAAGCCGGAGCCGATGCCCTTCTGCGGCTCCTCGCCGCTGGCCTCAGGCTCGGTGCTGTCCGGCAGGGTGGTGATGGAGACCACCGAGGGCATTGCCGCGCGCGCCACCTTGCTCAGGTTGGAGCGCTGCTCACGTACCTCGTGGTTGCGAGCCTCGAGCCACACGCGGCCGCTGCCTTCCCCGGCCGCATGTCCCACTCCCGCCACCACCAGCGTGCACGCTACGAGCAGCAGCCGCACGCCACCTCTCCGCACCCTTGCCATGGACCGCCTCCACACCCCTCCACCACGTCCCGAACGTAAGGAGGGGCGGAAAGAACCGGAAGCGGGACCGAAGGGGCCCTGGGAAACCGTTTACTTCTTCTGGGCAATGATGCGGTTCACTGCTTCACGGTCCTCGGCGGTGATGCGCTCGCGCGGGGCGCCCTCGCCCTTCTTGCCCACCGCGTCCTTGGCCTCGTCCAGCGCGTCCTCCAGCCCATCCTTCACCCGGTCCATGCTGTCCCTCATCCGGTCCACCTGCGAGGGGCGCACGTTCCGCTTCCACGCTCGCTGCATGTGATCCAAAGGAGTGCGGCCGTCGATCTGCCCGGTCGCCAGGAAGATGCCCACCCCCACCGCGCACGCTGTCCACACCAGGAACTTCAGCACGCCCATGTGTTTCAACCTCCTACCCTTTCTTACATCTAAAAAGGGGAGGCGGCCAGTTTCTGGGTCACTGCTAATGTGCGCGGCCTTGCAGCCCGAAGAACTCTTTCAGGCCGCCCAGGCGCGGGCGGCGCAGATGGACGTGCGGCGCCAGGGAATGGCGGCGGCGTTGGAGCGCCTGAGGGCGGATGCCTCGGCGCTGTTCGCGCGCATTCCAGAGCCGCCCTTGTACAAACGCGCGGATGATCCGGCGCAGAAGGCGGCCGAGGCCCTGCTTCCCGAGGCGGAGAAGGTGCTGGCCATGGCGTTCGCCGTCACCTCCGAGCCCGAGGCTCCGGCCGCGGCCCATGGCATTCGTGCGGCGGTGCAGGCGCACGCGGAGGCGCTCTGCCACACGGTGAGTGGGCGGCTGACGGAGGCGGAGACGTCCTGGCGCAAGGCGCTGGAGCTGGAGCGTGCGGCGCACCCCACGCGCAGCCTGATGTCGGCGCCTCCGGCTCCGCCGCCGGTGTTCAACAAGGCGACGGGGCAGTCCCGGTACGATCCGCGCGAGGCGCCGCACGCCAAGGTGAAGCTGGTGTGCCCCAACACGGGGTGCAAGCGCATCGGGGACTACGATTTCACGCCGAGCCACGCGTACCACCGCTACGTGTGCCCAGCGTGCAACACGCCCTTCATGGCGTACTTCGGCGAGCTGCGCTCGCTGGAGGTGGAGGCGCTGAGCAGCTCCAACCGCTACCACTTCACGGTGGACGAGCTGGGCGGGAGCAGCGCGCGCATCGACTTCGAGGAGGCCAGCGGCGCCGAGTTCCCCGCGGCGCGGAAAGACTTGCTGGCCTTCCTCTATACGGAGGCGCGCGAGCTGAAGGTGGTGGTGAACGCCACCAACGGGAAGCTGATGTGGATCAGCCCGGCGGCCTCGTGCTTCCTGGCGACGGCGGCGTTCGGTGAGGGTGCGCCGGAGCTGGTGGCCTTCCGGGCGTTCCGGGACGAGGTGCTGCGGCGCCATGGGCTCGGCCGGGCGTTCATCCGTGGTTACTATCGTCATGGCCCGGGGCTGGCGGAGTGGGTGGTGCGCCACCCGAGGGTGAGGACAGGGGTGCGCGGGGTGTTGACGCTCGTGCATCGAGGCTTGAAGAGGAGTGGACACACGTGACTGAGCCGGTGACGAACCCTCCGCCCGCAGGTGCTCCTCCTCCTCCCACTCCGCCACCGGCCCCTTCCACGGGCGAGAAGGCGTCGAAAGCGCTGCTGATCCTGACGGCGGTGTTCGGGCTCGCGGGAGTGCTGTACCTGGGGATCATGGAGGCGCAGCGGAGCAAGCTGGCGCCGGAGGGTTCGGTGCCCTCGTTCGTGATGGAGCGCTACGGCGGCGGCAAGCTGGCCATGAGCGATCTGCGCGGCAAGGTGGTGATGCTCGACTTCTGGGCCACGTGGTGCCCGCCGTGCCAGGAGGAGATGCCCTCGCTGGTGAAGCTGGCCAAGGAGTTCGAGCCCCAGGGGCTCGCGTTCGTCGCGGCGAGCCGGGATGACGACGACGTGAAGGAAGAACTGGTGCGCCAGTTCTTGGGGCGCATGCCGGAGCTGGAGCCCTACGTGGTCTACGCCAACGACGAGGTGGCCATGGCCTTCCGTATCGAGGCGCTGCCCACGCTCTACTTCCTGAACCGCGAGGGCAAGGTCATCGACGCCGTTCGCGGGATGATGTCCGAGCCCCAACTGCGCCGGCGCATCGAGAAAGCGCTGAAGGAGCAGTAGGACGTCTTACTTCTTCGGCGCTGGCGCCGGACTGCCCGTGGACTTGGGGGCGGTGGGGCCCGGCGTCGGTCCCGGAGCCGTGGGGCCCGGCGTCGGCCCGGAGGCCGGAGTCGCCGGGGCCGTGGTCCCGGGAACCGTGGGGGGAGGCACGGTGGGGACAGGCACTTCACGCGGAGGCGTCTCCACCTCGTCCTTCACCAGACGGAACTCGACGCGGCGGTTCTTCGCGCGGCCGAGCGGCGTGGCGTTCGTGGTGATGGGCCGGTCGAAGCCGAAGCCCTGCGAGCGCAGGCGCTTGCGGTTGATGCCCTTGGCCACCAGGTAGTCCAACACCGCCTTGGCGCGACGATCCGACAGGCTGAGGTTGAGGGCGCGTGCACCCACGTTGTCGGTGTGACCTTCGATAAGCACGGGGCCGAGCTCGGGATTGCGCGCGAGCACCGAGGCCACCTCATCGAGCAGCTTGAACGACTGCTTGCGGATGTTCGCCTTACCGGTCTCGAAGAGGATGTTGCCCTTGATGCGGATGCGGTCGGACTCGACGACCACGTAGGGGGGCGCGTCGTAGGGGCAGCCGTTGTTCTCCGGCGGGCCGAACATGTCCGGGCACTCGTCCTCGTTGTCGGGCACCTCGTCGCCGTCGGTGTCCGGGCAGCCGTCGTATTCCTTGGGGCCCGCTTTCTTCGGGCACGCATCCAGGTGGTCCGGGATGCCGTCGCCGTCCGTGTCGGTGTCCGCTGGGCAGCCCTTGAGCTCCTTGGGCCCTGCCTTGTCGGGGCAGCCGTCCTCGCCGTCCACGATGCCGTCGCCGTCGTTGTCCGGATCGATGCAGCCGTCGTCATCCTCGTGGCCGTCGCGATCCTCCTTCTCGGTGGGGCACTTGTCGCGCGCGTCGGGGACTCCATCGCCATCCGAGTCGACGAAGGTCTCCTCGTAGCGCAGAGCGACCATGACGCGGAACGCCTCGCGCCCGTAGCCACCGTGCAGGCCGATGCCGCGGCCCACGTTCAGCTCCAGGCCCCAGGGGCCATGAATGTGCGTGCGCGCGCCCACCAGCAGCTCCCACGGAGTCTTGAGCGAGTCGGCCTGGCTGAAGGTGAAGGGCGAGGATGCGGGCGTGGACAGATGCATCTCCGCCACCGCCTGGATACCGCTCAGGCGGGCCACGTTCGGTAGATCCACCACCGCACCGGCGCCGAGCGTGAACTCATCGTCCACGTAGAGGTTGAGGTACTGGGCGTGGCGCCGGAAGCGCCAGCCTACGTTGCCCAGCAGGCGCACCGGACCGAAGGAGCGCTCCACCGCGAGCCTCGGGGCCACGAGCACCCCGCGCTCGCCGAGGAAGCTGAAGCCATCGCCGGTGGGCAGCCGGACCTCGCCCACGAAGCCCAGGCCCACGGGGAATTGAGCAGGATCCAACAGCGTCACGCGCGGCAGCAGGCGCAGATCTCCCAATCCGAGCCGGTTCACGCTCGCCGCGCCCGGGAAGTCGGGGGCGGCCAGGGCGTCGCGCAGCAGTTGGAACCGGTCGCCCTGGATCACCGTGAACGGGAGGTCCACGCCCAGCTCCACGCGGGGATGCACCTGGTAGGCGAACAGCGCGTGGGCATCGAGCCGGTAGGGGAGCAGAGATCCCAGCTGCTCCTCGCCCAGCTTGAGCGAGAGGATGCTCAGGTTGAGATCCAGCAGCAGCGAGGCACGGAGGCTGCCCACGGGCGCCGCCCGGGCTCCCTCGAGCGCAATGCCGCTGTCCTGCGCCGCGGTGGCCTTCACAGGAACCGCGTCGAAGCTCCGGCTGAAAGGATCGTGATCAGCCCTCGCGGTCATCCCTACTGCCAGGACGCACAAGAGCGTGAGCCGGAGCGACACTAGACCTCGCATGGTGCCGCTTATAGCTCCCGTGTTGAGGGGACGAAAAAAAATACGTTGGAATGCAAATTTTCCAGGCAATTTATGAGAGGACGGAGAGTCCTGCTGAAGCATGGAGGCCCCGGGCTGGCTCACGCCGGCGCCGGGGCCTTCGCTCTGGGGCACTGCCGCTACTTCTCCATAAAGGAACTGGCGGAGAAGACCTCGATGGTCTCGGGCTTCAAGGGCAGCGGTTGCTGGATGATGGCCTTGTCCACCTCGAGCAGCTCCGGCGGCTTGGCGGACGCGTAAGAGAGCGGCGCCGCCGTGGGCGCCTTGAGCGCGTTGACGAGCGCCGGAGCGTCCTGGGTGACGAAGGCGAAGCTGAGCGCGTCTGGGCGCAGGCGGCGGCGCACGGCCTCATGGACGGACTCGGGCGTCATGTCCCCGAGCGCCTTGCGGTACTGCTCCAGGAAGTTCGGCGTGCCGTAGAAGAGCGAGTCGATGGCGTAGCCGAGGCGCCGCTGATCCGTCTGTTCCCAGAGCCGCGTGTAGCTCATCAGGAAGCCGCGGATGAGCTCGAACTGCTCGCGCGAGATGCCCTGCTGCACGAGCTGGTCGAGGTAGTAGACGGCTCCGTGGGTGGCGAACGACGCATTGGCGGGAACCACCGGGCGGATCCACAGGCTGATGTCCTGCTGCGTGCGCGCAATGTTGGTGCGGGCGTAGGTGGTGCCGGGCTGTTCGGTGAAGTGCTCGGCGTAGGCGTAGTCGCCGTAGTTGAGGCCGCGGCGCTCGCGCAGTTCGTTGAAGAGCACACCGTGGAATTGGCGGTGCTCGCCCAGGTACGAGAGCGCGAAGGCCACCGGGAAGAAGTCCGGATCGCCCCGGCGCAGTGGCGTTGCGTAGCCCATGGAGATGGCGGTGGAGAGCGTGGGCTTCTGGATGATGACGGCGCGGCCCGGCTGCACGGGCACCGGCGGCAGCTCCACGCGCGGCGCCCCCGTGGCGGGCAGGGCGGACAGGCGCGAGGTGATGGACTGCTTCAGCTTGTCGTCCACCGGCCCGGCCAGGCCGATGACGATCCGGTCCTGCGTGAAGACGCGGCGGGCATGGGCCTTCACGTCATCGAGCGTGAGGCCCTGGAGCCCCTGCACGGTGCCTCCGACGAAGTGAGCGTAAGGGTGACCGCGGAACAGGAGTGCATCGAGCGCCACCTGGCCGAGCTGCTCATCGTTCTCGCTGCGCAAGCGGTTGCGGACGGTGTTGATGGCGTCGGTGCGCAAGCGCTCGAACTCGTTCGGGTCGTAGCGCGGCTCGAGCAGTACGTCGGTGAAGATCTCCAGGAAGCGCGGCAGGAAGTCCTTGTGGACGCGACCGGAGAAGGTGGTGAACTCCTTGTCCGGGTACACGTCCAGCGTGGCGGCCATGGGGAAGAGGGCCTCCAGCAGTTGGGCGGAGCTGAGCTTCCTCGTACCGCCCTCTGCGAGCACGTTGGCGGTGAGCGCGGTGAGGCCCTCCTTGCCGGCCGGGTCATCCACCGAGCCCGCGCGGAACACGAGCCGGAAGCTGACGATGGGGTTCTCCGGGCTGGCCAGGACGACGAGCTGCATGGGCGCGGGCTGCTTCAGCGGCGTGGCCGGAACCGGCGAGAGCGGGGCTGCTGGCGCGAGAGCAGGGGCCTTGGCTGCCGGTGCGGAGGCCTGGGGCTGAGCCGGGGCCTGCTCGGGCGTGGGCGTGGGCTGAGGCGAGCTGGCGCAGGCGGCGAGCCACAGCGAGGAGACAACGGCGGCGAGGTTTCGGGTGAAGGCGTTCATTACGGCTTCCCTCCGGCGGCGGGCGTGAGGGTGAGGACGGTGAGGTTGTTGTCGGCGAAGTAGCGCCTGGCAAAGGAGACGAGCTGCTCGGGCTGCACCTTGGAGATGTTCTGGAGGTGGCGGGCGAGTCCATCCGGCGTGCCGAAGATCCCGGCACACCAGGCGAGCTGCAGGCCCACGTCATTGGGCGCCTCCAGGTCCATGAGGAGGCCGTAGCGGATGTTGCTCTGGATGGCCCTCACGCGAGCCGTGTCCACCTTGCCCGAGGCCAGCTCGCGCACGGCGCGGGTGAAGGCGTCGTTCACGGAGGCGCGGTTCTGCTCGTCCTTTAGCGTGGCGGTGAGGGTGAAGAGGGACGGATCGCGACGGGGATAGCTGTCGCTGCTGATGGACTCCACCCATTGTTTCTCCAGCACGAGCTCCTTGAAGAGCG encodes the following:
- a CDS encoding RNA methyltransferase is translated as MGLAEQLTVVLHQTRSPENLGAVARVMANFGFSRLILSDPVTYSFRGAERLAVKGETVLDRMAVARDLPEALTDCVYAIGTTSRTQLKGRTYLTPEEAVGRLAQESARGRVALVLGGEQRGLSDEELAHCAEVLVIPTSDVQPSMNLAQAAGVLLYLCGREGATNPVPPALEPGARIGTLNALSQRMREAMLTAQFLNPQAPEHVLHELELTLSRARLTQREAELWLTAFKHLERAVKRGAPTP
- a CDS encoding S1C family serine protease, with product MARVRRGGVRLLLVACTLVVAGVGHAAGEGSGRVWLEARNHEVREQRSNLSKVARAAMPSVVSITTLPDSTEPEASGEEPQKGIGSGFIIHPDGYILTSAHVVEGAGNVTISVDSPRGYPETYEARVVGQDLRTDCALLKVEAGRKLPALKLASASRVEVADWIVVIGSPFGLEHSVTVGVVSYKGRTDVTPNGRPGDYDYIQTDASINPGNSGGPVLDLNGDVVAIANAVNVAGQGIGFAVPIDIAKAILPQLKTYGEVRRGWLGFDVRDLSPQVASELGMSPKNHGVVVWAVSEGSPAGRAGLRPGDVIVSMDTERVEKASKLSWQLAARGVGKSVVLQVRRGQQPLKVRVTLEEPPPEAKPATTVAARRPSPRKTSSSRLQPVLTEEDLEDEGPAPSVRPGEPLLGP
- a CDS encoding CFI-box-CTERM domain-containing protein, with amino-acid sequence MQPEELFQAAQARAAQMDVRRQGMAAALERLRADASALFARIPEPPLYKRADDPAQKAAEALLPEAEKVLAMAFAVTSEPEAPAAAHGIRAAVQAHAEALCHTVSGRLTEAETSWRKALELERAAHPTRSLMSAPPAPPPVFNKATGQSRYDPREAPHAKVKLVCPNTGCKRIGDYDFTPSHAYHRYVCPACNTPFMAYFGELRSLEVEALSSSNRYHFTVDELGGSSARIDFEEASGAEFPAARKDLLAFLYTEARELKVVVNATNGKLMWISPAASCFLATAAFGEGAPELVAFRAFRDEVLRRHGLGRAFIRGYYRHGPGLAEWVVRHPRVRTGVRGVLTLVHRGLKRSGHT
- a CDS encoding TlpA family protein disulfide reductase, which gives rise to MTEPVTNPPPAGAPPPPTPPPAPSTGEKASKALLILTAVFGLAGVLYLGIMEAQRSKLAPEGSVPSFVMERYGGGKLAMSDLRGKVVMLDFWATWCPPCQEEMPSLVKLAKEFEPQGLAFVAASRDDDDVKEELVRQFLGRMPELEPYVVYANDEVAMAFRIEALPTLYFLNREGKVIDAVRGMMSEPQLRRRIEKALKEQ
- a CDS encoding OmpA family protein — encoded protein: MTARADHDPFSRSFDAVPVKATAAQDSGIALEGARAAPVGSLRASLLLDLNLSILSLKLGEEQLGSLLPYRLDAHALFAYQVHPRVELGVDLPFTVIQGDRFQLLRDALAAPDFPGAASVNRLGLGDLRLLPRVTLLDPAQFPVGLGFVGEVRLPTGDGFSFLGERGVLVAPRLAVERSFGPVRLLGNVGWRFRRHAQYLNLYVDDEFTLGAGAVVDLPNVARLSGIQAVAEMHLSTPASSPFTFSQADSLKTPWELLVGARTHIHGPWGLELNVGRGIGLHGGYGREAFRVMVALRYEETFVDSDGDGVPDARDKCPTEKEDRDGHEDDDGCIDPDNDGDGIVDGEDGCPDKAGPKELKGCPADTDTDGDGIPDHLDACPKKAGPKEYDGCPDTDGDEVPDNEDECPDMFGPPENNGCPYDAPPYVVVESDRIRIKGNILFETGKANIRKQSFKLLDEVASVLARNPELGPVLIEGHTDNVGARALNLSLSDRRAKAVLDYLVAKGINRKRLRSQGFGFDRPITTNATPLGRAKNRRVEFRLVKDEVETPPREVPVPTVPPPTVPGTTAPATPASGPTPGPTAPGPTPGPTAPKSTGSPAPAPKK
- a CDS encoding M16 family metallopeptidase; its protein translation is MNAFTRNLAAVVSSLWLAACASSPQPTPTPEQAPAQPQASAPAAKAPALAPAAPLSPVPATPLKQPAPMQLVVLASPENPIVSFRLVFRAGSVDDPAGKEGLTALTANVLAEGGTRKLSSAQLLEALFPMAATLDVYPDKEFTTFSGRVHKDFLPRFLEIFTDVLLEPRYDPNEFERLRTDAINTVRNRLRSENDEQLGQVALDALLFRGHPYAHFVGGTVQGLQGLTLDDVKAHARRVFTQDRIVIGLAGPVDDKLKQSITSRLSALPATGAPRVELPPVPVQPGRAVIIQKPTLSTAISMGYATPLRRGDPDFFPVAFALSYLGEHRQFHGVLFNELRERRGLNYGDYAYAEHFTEQPGTTYARTNIARTQQDISLWIRPVVPANASFATHGAVYYLDQLVQQGISREQFELIRGFLMSYTRLWEQTDQRRLGYAIDSLFYGTPNFLEQYRKALGDMTPESVHEAVRRRLRPDALSFAFVTQDAPALVNALKAPTAAPLSYASAKPPELLEVDKAIIQQPLPLKPETIEVFSASSFMEK